From Monomorium pharaonis isolate MP-MQ-018 chromosome 9, ASM1337386v2, whole genome shotgun sequence, the proteins below share one genomic window:
- the LOC105828553 gene encoding uncharacterized protein LOC105828553: MHVSRTSIYIVSHLCVLLNIAYCEEADDIFDDVTPSTPELRSIHTFFYMSADEDDLANLETRKNEQSLTMAQSCSCRELDERNTQEAIFYKRLITILLSNLAIQRNDDKLVGTLNIEASSSQFEYLQNFVNGQGSLREVDRILNNALRQTEFSACDYMAEVSYYYNLLVNKVLEHLWYYLSFMKEHLDITIISFIVLVSFMILRRQKWSRGLFIFLMIDAIFIISFFIHWWRLIQEAEIKLMAAQAQFAEMPIACQPHKMSLWDKMVASFFSTNDCEKYYESIMTNPKLQVTPAFALTHFLSTVIFQPLSYFGLVISEFIDNATGKLNFLYKVPIVIALFLSVCVCIILIPFSWIGGSINFGIGPFFKFGLKGRKNSEKEERIVRIYEETAPNKRLQDSKKMKQITLGQDNDFAGGDTGTDMHHLRKKHKKCKCENKNGDGDMEKEENDRDRDYQ; encoded by the exons ATGCATGTCTCGCGAACGTCAATATACATTGTGTCACACCTGTGTGTCCTTTTGAATATCGCTTATTGCGAGGAAGCTGATGATATATTCGATGATGTCACGCC ATCCACTCCTGAACTCAGAAGTATACATACGTTCTTCTATATGTCTGCAGATGAAGATGACTTGGCCAA tTTAGAGACACGAAAGAACGAGCAATCACTCACCATGGCACAGTCGTGTAGTTGCAGAGAACTGGATGAACGAAACACTCAAGAAGCAATCTTTTACAAACGTTtgattactatattattatcaaatcttGCGATACAG agAAATGACGACAAATTAGTAGGAACACTCAATATAGAAGCGTCTTCTTCGCAATTTGAGTATCTTCAGAATTTTGTAAATGGCCAGGGTTCTTTAAGGGAAGTTGACAGAATTCTCAACAATGCATTAAGGCAGACTGAATTCTCGGCATGTGACTATATGGCTGAGGTGtcttattattacaatttacttGTGAACAAAGTGTTAGAGCATTTGTGGTATTATCTATCATTTATGAAAGAACAC TTGGACATaactataatttcttttatagtcCTTGTTAGTTTTATGATTTTGAGAAGGCAAAAATGGTCTCGGGgtttatttatctttctcaTGATTGatgctatatttataattagtttttttattcattggTGGCGACTTATACag GAAGCAGAAATCAAATTAATGGCAGCACAGGCGCAATTTGCAGAAATGCCAATTGCCTGCCAGCCGCATAAAATGAGTCTGTGGGATAAAATGGTTGCATCGTTTTTTT ctACAAAcgattgtgaaaaatattatgaatcaATCATGACAAATCCTAAACTGCAAGTGACACCGGCGTTTGCACTGACTCATTTTCTCAGCACAGTCATTTTTCAACCTTTATCATATTTTGGACTCGTTATATCGGAATTTATAGATAATGCTACTG gtaAATTGAACTTTTTGTACAAAGTCCCTATTGTGATCGctctttttttaagtgtttgtgtatgtataatattgattCCGTTTTCCTGGATTGGCGGATCTATTAATTTCGGTATTGGaccatttttcaaatttggatTAAAAGGTAGAAAAAACTCCGAAAAGGAAGAGCGAATTGTACGAATTTACGAg gaAACTGCACCTAACAAGAGATTGCAGGATTCAAAAAAAATGAAGCAAATTACATTAGGGCAAGATAATG ATTTTGCTGGAGGCGACACGGGTACTGACATGCatcatttaagaaaaaaacataaaaagtgcaaatgtgaaaataaaaatggagaTGGAGATAtggaaaaagaagagaacgatagagatagagattaccaataa